TATGTTAGTTCTTTGTTTTATATGCATTCACATGTGCTTAGTTTTGTTAGAACTATAGTCATGCTATTAATATGGATtaaattattttgaaaaatgaCATTGCCTGTTATTCCAACAATCCGAAAACCCTGGTCAAATAAGAAGGAGGTATCATTTAGAACAAAGTTAGAATTTCATTTTATTTGCAGTTGAGACTTGAGTATACTATTTATAGGACTTGTAGTACTTGTCATAAGAGCAAGTGCCTCTTCAGAGTTATATTATAGATCGATTTGGATAAGTCAGGGGCAAGACTTAGGACAGCTACTATACAGTACTGCTAGGTTACTGTCATTTGTGTATAAACCCTCCAAAGTGCAGCACTATAAAAGCTAGTAAAATCATACGAGGCCAATTCACTTCTCCATCTCCTGAACAGTTCATGTCATATGTCATATGGTTTGTAGGGTCAAACACTACATAACATAATACTACTAGCATTCCATCGGCGATCACGGCCGCGCCTTGCTGTCAGGCACCGGCGGCAGCTCcaccgacgacggcgacggcgcctGCTGCCTCTGCCGCGCGCGCCAGCCGCGGCTGAACACCTCCTCGATCTCCTCCAGCGCCCTGCCCTGCGTCTCCGggcagaagaagtagaagaaggcgGCGGCCACCACCGCCAGGCCCGCGAAGAGGAAGAAGGCGCCGCCGATGGTGATCGCCTTGTACAGCGTGACGAAGGTCATGGAGACGCCGGCGTTCATTATGCGGTTGATGGCCACGCCGACGCTGGCGCCCTGCGCGCGCAGCCGCAGCGGGTACACCTCCGAGCTGTAGGCCCAGGTGATGGGCCCCACGCCGACGGAGAAGGCCGCCACGAAGGTGAACACCGCGGCGATGGCCAGCGCCACCGCCCACGGCGCGCCGTGGTGCGGCGCCGACCGCTCGATCACGGTGAGGCCCAGCCCGAGGCAGGCCATCGACGCGATGATGCCGGCGAGGCTGGACAGATAGAGCGGCCGCCGGCCGACGCGGTCCACGAGCAGGATCGCCACCATGATGAACACCGTCTTGGTCACGCCCACGCCGATGGTGGCCGCGAGGATCTGGTTGCGGGTGGCGATGCCGGCCGCCTTGAAGATCCGCGGGCTGTACAGCACCACCGCCTCGATGCCCGTCAGATGCTGGAAGAAGTGCACGCCTAGGGCGGCCACGAGGATGCGACGGACGGCCGGCGTCGGGTGCAGGAACatctccttcatcacgcccttgccGCCGCCGCTGGGAGGCGCGGGCGCGGCCTCGCCCTCGACGAACCCGGCGGCGCTCTTGATGTCCGCGAGCCGCACGTCGGCCTCCTCCGCCGTGTTGCAGACTTTCCGGAGAACAACGAGCGCCTCCTCGGCCCGGCCCTGCATGACGAGCCAGCGGGGCGACTCCGGCATGGCCAGTACACCAACGGCGAGCACGGCACTCGGGAGCGCGCCGAGCCCCAGCATGGTGCGCCAGCCGTAGACCAGCGGGAGCTTGGCGAGGAAGTAATTGGCCACGTAGCCTATGAGGATGCCGAAGCTGATGCAGATCTCGGGGAGCGAGGTGAGCGAGCCGCGGATCTCCGCCGACGCGATCTCCACGGCGTACACGGGCGCGATCATGAGTGCGTAGCCGACGCCGACGCCGGCGACGCAGCGGCCGACCAGGAGCGTGGCGAAGTTGGGCGCGAGGCCCATGAGAACGGAGCCCGCGAGGAAGATGCAGGCGGCGAGCGAGATGGTGAGGCGCCGGCCGACCCAGTCGGAGACGCGGCCGGCGGTGAGGGATCCCACGAGCGCGCAGACGTTGAGGATGCCGGCCAGCACCTGCAGCTGCGTGTCGTTGGTCTTGAGGTCCTCCTTGATGAACAGCATCGCGCCGCTCATCACGCCGCTGTCTGCGTCCACAATCACAACACCACACATCCATTAACACGCTCCATCGTTCACTCACATGCAGAGTAGAGGATGGACCGATGGAGAAGATGTTCCGTTGTGCTCACGTACCGTAGCCCATGAGGATGGAGATGATGGAGCCGATGATGGAGCAGGCCACCGCGTACTTGTTGGTCCTGCCCTTCctcccgcccccgtcgccgccattGCTTCTctgcccctcctcctcccccatggcttcccTCCCCACcttggtctcctcctcctcctcgccctctgTCAGTCAGAGTCAGAGACAAACACGAACTACTATCTCGTTAGTTCAATAATCAATCAGGAGCTTGTGGCTTATGCGTATCGGCACGCATAAGCGCGCCTCTTATAGGCAGCGCCTTCCGCGTGACCGCCAGTGGGCAGGTCACACCGATCGCCGTTTCAGAGCGCATGCGCACGCCACTGTAGCTATGTCGCAAGAAAAGAGTGAACAAGATGGCCACAGCGATGCGTATCGGCTTGACGCTCGACGTTTGATGTCCCCTTcttcttccatggagtggtgcgcATGTGTTTGCGAGGCTGCAGTGGTGATGGTAGCGGTAGCACACCACCGCCACTGTTGACAGTGAGATGCAACACTTGCAGATGGAAGTGATAGTGCCACATGGAGATGTCAAAATTGTGCACGGTTGACAACTCTCCGTGGGAACTACGTAGTTCAAGAAAGATTGCAAGAAAGATCACGCCTTGGCTTCTCCGGACAGCGAGCATTAGCGTGGATGGATACGATCGAGAATCTACTACATCACCGAGAGGGGCCATGAATTAATTCACAGCATTTGTGCAGGAAGATTTGGGGAGAAATACTAGTGCGTCTTGGGCTCTTGGCTAGGTGCCATGCATACAGCTGCCAACGAGTGCAACAGCTCAGTCGATCGTGAGGTATATCTTGGACGCTTTCCTTGGACGATAGCACAGTGGCTATCCGCAGCACCGAGGTCAAGGTCAAAGTAGGGCACAGTACTCCTACTTGTTTTCGTCTTTGCTCCTTTTTTTTATTTGCATGTGGTATTCAGATGAGAGTGACAAATCGACTGTTCTGTAATACATGTTGGCAACATGTGATTGAAGATGCATGTCTCGACAGGATCAGTAGTTAGCAGTGCGTGCATAGTTTTGTATTCTGAACATGGGTGTTGGAAGATGGGCCTTATAAGATTTTAAATCTTCTAGGTTTTGTCTTGTGCGTTCCTGGCGCGACAACGGACAACCAGCGTATTTGACTATGGTGATTATTGAAGAGCGAGGCAGGAAGCAACAGCTACGTCAAACATTTTGAAAGATTACGCAACTGCGTAGACTCGTTGTACACTTCTGTTTTGGGGTGACTCGtagtattatttttattttttttcgaaacTGACAGATTGAATCATCTGTATTAAATAGTTTTTTTTGTGAATGATCAGTAGTTGAAATCCAGCATTGCTGTACATTATCATCTACTACATTAAACAGTATTTTTTATGAATGATCTGTATTAAATAGTTGAAATCCAGCATTGCTGTACAGTATCATCTATATTAAATAGTTTTTTTCGAATATCTATATTAAATAGTTGAAATCCAGCATGGATGTACAGTATCATCTACTACATTAAACAGTATTTTTGTGACTGATCTATATTAAGTAGTTGAAATCCAGCATTGCCGTACAGTATCATCTATATTAaaaagtttttttttcaaatatcTATATTAAATAGTTGAAATCCAGCATGGCTGTACAGTATCATCTATATTAAAAGGTAATTCTAAGCTATCAATTAAATATAGTAGAACCATAGTGATATTAAGTACATGTCAAACTGTGCCAAAAAATCTTTGGGGAAAGAGTTGAGGTAAACTCAACTAAATCTTTCTTCGAAAGCAAACTTTTGCTCTACAACATCAATCACTGGAATATAACTTCCTACCACTTACACGGACACAGAGGAAGCTCCTCCATCTGGAGCCATTGGTATTAACTCTTTAAGAAGAAAGATAATGATTTAAAAAAAAGCTTACACACAAATTTGCACTATATTTGCTTCTTTTATAGTATGAAAAAATTCATATAATAGTGTAATTTTCACACATGTTTCATAGTATTTGTGTGTATACACATTTACACTCACACAACATCCCAAAATTACCtgcaaaggaaaataaaataaaaaccaaataataatatagaaaaataaaaaataaaaggacaAACGCATAAAACAGATAAacacaataaaaaactatagagggagaggagggaggcctggGTGGTATAATTAATGGGCTTCAGTCCAGTAGCAAATCCACTAACCCAAATACGTGGTCAATAAAAAAGAAACAGCCCAAACCAACTCACAAAATAGCCAAGTAAAAAAAGAGTAAGAACCTAAAAAGAGGAATCAATTGTAAAaaaaaatcgattgacccaaaatCATTTTTCAAGCGACTTCCATATGGGAAACGTTTATTTTTGACCGACTGATTTCTCGGCTGGTAAGTCGTCTTGAACGCTCGACGCGTTTCCTCCCGGGCCACCACCCGCTTAGCCCATCCAACCTTATCCCCCGCCGAACCCGTCCATGTTTTTCTCCTCGTCTTCGTCTTcccttgccgcacatcaattggcaaTCTTCCCTCTCAAATTTTGCTATTGCCCCCACCTTCTTCTCATCGCTCGCTGGAAGCCGGCTTCTCGGAGACGACACGGGCTAGGTGGGACAACACTGCTACCATTGCCGGCAGTGGAGCTACGTTGCAGCAGGCGATGCTACGATGACGCTACTGCCACACCGACGACGAAGCTCTGTTACAGTAGGAGAGGCTATGAGCTGCTTCCATGGCCGGCGGCAAAGCTGTGTTGCAACAGGCGATGCTACGACAATGCTGCTCCACACCGACGACGAAGCTGTGTTGCAGCAGGCGAGAGCTATGAGTTGTTGCCATGGATGGCAGCAGAGTTGCATTGCAGTAGATGATGCTACGGCGACATTGTTGCATGTCAACGACGGAGCTACGTTGCAACAGGAGAGAGCTACGAGCTGCTGCCATGCATGGCTGGCGGAAGAGCTGTGTTGCAGCTAGCAATGGTACCAGTTGTTGCCATGCTAACGGTGGAGCTACATGGAACAGGTGGTCCGTTGCAAATGAGCTGCCATGACTCGACGGCGAAGCTGCGTTGTGGGAGGGGGCTACAGCCTGGCTGCCATAGTCGGCGACGATGTTGCGGGGGAAGGCACCGAGGGTGCTGCAAGGGCGGCCATTTGCAGCGGTGGCGCTCCGGCGAGCGCAAGAAGCATTGTTGCAAGGCGGATCACGGCGCTGCAGGCCTACAACCTTCATGGCCTCTCGCCCGGAGCTTGTTGGGGGTTCCTCGTGTGCATGGAAAAGGAGGGTGAGtgtgggggtgagacgaggagggtAACAACGCAGAGTTGCGTTGCGTGAGAACGAcacatctctaagttgaccaatcaAACGGTTGTGAGGGACTGAATCGGACAACTGGCGAGCCGGCTGATTTTCCCCTGAAATCAGCCGGCTGACACCTGGCAGCCGCCCTTACATATAGAAAGTTATCAGGACATAATTCATGAGTGTAATTAACTGTAAAATAAACAGTTTATCATTGTGTCAGTCTCAGCGATATGACACGGCTGCTCATCTCAATCTCACCGATATAATCCTTCGACGCACAGAGGCACGCACGCAGTGACGCAGACCACTTACAACCTTATAggaactagatgacccgttgcgccaatggcgcaaaggccgagtGTAAGCCAATCGGTGTAAGAGTGTGCGTTAATATATTGTTGTTCGAAATGAATAGctcatatattatatgtagtaagtACATTAGATTGGAAATGATGCACTAAGTCATTTAGGATGGCCAATGTCTTGCAGAAAGATAAATAACCTTTTTAGTTGTCTCACAAATATGAAATAACGATGCTCTTTGAATAAATGAATACTGGTTTCTGTAAGATGATCCGTTGCGCCCATGGCGCAAATACCGAGTGCAGCCAAGCATTGAAAGAGTGTGCATTAAAATATATAAGCACAAAATCAAACATATGAAAATAAGTACGGATAGATAGATGATGGTTGTTTCAAAAGCATATCACACAACAGTCTAAGTAGCAAATAAAGTTAAATGCACAAGATGGTCTTGGGGATTACATAAGATCCAAAAGGATGATAAACATAGAAGTTTTGGTAGGCATATATACTAATGCTAAGTTATATAACAAGGGGCTCTTACAACTTGCTTATATTGAGTAGGCGACCAGACGCAGTCCTTGAAAGTGCATTGACAACCCGTTGTGCCCATGGCGCAAAAATCAACAGTGAGCCAAATATTCAAACCATGTATATGTGACTGATTTAAAATTACAATTTAGCTACTTTTCAGTCAGCTAAAATTttcacttttgggtcagtcgaattTGTGGCCATTGGATTTTTCTGTAAGATTAGTGCTGCGTTTTTTTTCCTGACCTGTGTTGTCTGTTGGGTgggcttctttctttttttgacTGACCTcttaattgggtcagtcgatttctttCTGGGCCGAAGCTCATTAACTGTGCAATCCAGCCCTCATCTCTCTCCCTTGATTTTTAATACTTTTTTGTTTTTATTGcttttgcttttgtttttttactttCTTTGTTAGCTGGTTTTATTTCTATTTTGTGGATTTATTttgatttatttctgttttctgtttCTATGGGTTTTTCTTTTCCACATTTTCTTTCCTTTAttggttatttttattttttgtgggTTTTTGGCTAAGTGTAATTGTATACAAAAAATACTATATAATATGTGCCAAATTTTCATGATTATATGTACACTAAAAATGTGCAACTTCTGTGCAAGTAGTTTGCAAAATATTTCATTATTTGTTTTATTATTTCCAGTTCATTTCTTCTTTAATGGGAAACCATGACACTAATTCATTGTTTCTTAGAAAACTTCACTATTTTAACTTTCTTtaagtttttatttcattttctttattTTCAAGGGTAATACCAATACCTCTAATTCGTTCCTACTTAGGATATTTGTGAAATATCACTGTTTGTGCTTATTTTTGCATATTATAAAAAAAACGCAATTTCTATTCAAACGGTGTGCAAATGTTATCATTTTTTTCtacttttctttcttcttaaacggTAATACCGATACCAGTAATTCGTTATTTTGATCTGGAGAAGTAGAGACACCATGGATCAAATAAcaatgtcactaattcattctttctttaGATAATTCTGTTTTTGCGAAAAATTTCACTATTATGTGTTTAATCTTGCATATTATAACAAAGCACAATTATGTGcaaattgtgtgcaaattttgtcattatTTTGTTTTAGTTGTTTATATCATTTTGTTTCTATTTAAGGGTATTTTTGCTtcacttttttatttctgttttctgtttttatggtttttttatttttcccatACCTTTCCTTTATTGCTTATTATTGTTTTTTGTGGGTTTCGGCTGAGTGTAATTTTATACAAACAAATACTATACAACATGTGCCAAAATTTAGTGATTATATGATTGTTTTTGCATAATACGATAAAGTGCAATTTCGGTGCGAAGTTATGCGTAAGTTTTTGTTGTTGTGTTTCTTCTTAAAGGAAATACATTGTTTCAGTTACACTATGGAAATTATAGTAGAATGCAAAAAatgcactattatatgcttattctttgcaTATTTCAAAAAGTGTAATATCAATGCAAATTGTGTGCAAGTTTTGAAAgtgttttcattttcattttctttcttcttaaagggtttcgTTCTTTCTTAGAaaatttaattattttgattttgttttagttttttttgttttgaaagTGTAATACGAAGGCTATGTGTTTAGTCATTGTAGCCTGTTTTTCCGCCGGTTGTGACATCTTTTTATCTGTATTGTTCTTGTTCTCCTTTTGTGAGTAGTTCTAGACCTCAAACTTTGTTTACATACTTTTGGTTAATAAATTGGCTGCATGCGTCATTTTGATGCTGAGGTCCGGGGCTTTCCTCCTTTTTAAAAATATATGTATTTTCCATCATTATTTGGTTTATGTGTTTTTACATATTGTTTTCTTTTGTGCAATGCAATATCATGCCACTAACCATGGCCAGCCAGCTCACGCACTGACAAAGCCAGAGCTAGCAAGCTCACATGCGACGCGGAGCTAGCTCACGCATGGACGCAGCTGGAGCTAGCTAGCTCACGCGCTACGGCCAGCTGAAGCTAGCTACCTCGCGCGCACACGCACAGGACACACCACACCACACGTACTATAGGGTAAAAGAAGTGACTGACCCATTCACAAATTCAGTCGGCTGACTTAAAATTAACCTAATAGATACTTATATTCTATTATTATATGATACAAGCTAAATGGAAGTTTAAGATAAGTAGGAGTAGATTGCATGAAACGGTGTAGATCATGACAGTACATGCAGTACAAattagcaagaaaaacaaaattacAACTGTGCCATTGGGACAAAGAACCCCACACTATGGACACCTATACACACGCGTCACACATGTAACACAACAGGTCACCACGTGGTCGACTGTTGGTCTTGTTCCATCCACCACCAGTTCATCGTCCTCATCCCGTTCCTTTCCCCATTCTACTCGTACCTAAGTGAGAAAGCACCTGGTGGAGGCGGACGGCGACACTTTGGGCTCCATCTTGGCGGCTGACGCCGCAGCTTGGCCGCAGAGCGGCTCATGCTGCAGCTCCATCTGCTTCTTGGTGGCCCGGCAGCTACTGCTGTAGCTTGGAGCCGCAGAACCGGCAAATGGTGCCGCTGTTGCTCGTACCGGTGATTTGGCTGTGCTGGCACT
This portion of the Triticum dicoccoides isolate Atlit2015 ecotype Zavitan chromosome 7A, WEW_v2.0, whole genome shotgun sequence genome encodes:
- the LOC119333693 gene encoding probable polyol transporter 6 — protein: MGEEEGQRSNGGDGGGRKGRTNKYAVACSIIGSIISILMGYDSGVMSGAMLFIKEDLKTNDTQLQVLAGILNVCALVGSLTAGRVSDWVGRRLTISLAACIFLAGSVLMGLAPNFATLLVGRCVAGVGVGYALMIAPVYAVEIASAEIRGSLTSLPEICISFGILIGYVANYFLAKLPLVYGWRTMLGLGALPSAVLAVGVLAMPESPRWLVMQGRAEEALVVLRKVCNTAEEADVRLADIKSAAGFVEGEAAPAPPSGGGKGVMKEMFLHPTPAVRRILVAALGVHFFQHLTGIEAVVLYSPRIFKAAGIATRNQILAATIGVGVTKTVFIMVAILLVDRVGRRPLYLSSLAGIIASMACLGLGLTVIERSAPHHGAPWAVALAIAAVFTFVAAFSVGVGPITWAYSSEVYPLRLRAQGASVGVAINRIMNAGVSMTFVTLYKAITIGGAFFLFAGLAVVAAAFFYFFCPETQGRALEEIEEVFSRGWRARQRQQAPSPSSVELPPVPDSKARP